Proteins from a single region of Calorimonas adulescens:
- a CDS encoding MetQ/NlpA family ABC transporter substrate-binding protein, whose amino-acid sequence MKLKKLIVLLVSVLLVLSLAACGSTTQSSSAQGTHDGDVTKIKVGVTAGPHEEVLEQVKEILKDEGIDVEIVTFTDYVQPNIQLSEGALDANSFQHQPFFDDFVKERNITNLTTIGKTMIFPMGIYSNKIKDMKDLPENGTVSVPNDATNEGRALLLLQSAGVIKLKDDAGLTATPLDIVENPKNIKIVEIDAAQTVRSLEDVDAAAINTNYAVEMGFNPVKDSIFIEGPNSPYANVIAVRKEDADKEVFKKLLEAYHDPRIKEFVDKKYQGSVVMVEE is encoded by the coding sequence ATGAAATTGAAAAAGCTTATTGTATTATTGGTTTCAGTTTTACTGGTGTTAAGTCTTGCAGCATGTGGAAGCACTACTCAAAGCAGCAGTGCTCAGGGAACTCATGATGGAGATGTAACTAAAATAAAGGTAGGTGTTACCGCAGGGCCCCATGAGGAGGTATTGGAGCAGGTTAAAGAGATATTGAAAGATGAGGGCATTGATGTGGAGATAGTTACATTTACAGATTACGTACAGCCTAATATACAGTTATCAGAGGGGGCTCTGGATGCCAATAGTTTCCAGCATCAGCCGTTTTTTGATGACTTTGTTAAGGAGAGAAACATAACAAATCTTACAACGATAGGTAAGACTATGATATTTCCCATGGGCATATATTCTAACAAGATAAAAGACATGAAAGACCTTCCGGAAAACGGCACTGTATCTGTGCCCAATGATGCCACCAACGAGGGCAGGGCTCTTCTTTTGCTTCAGTCGGCGGGGGTGATAAAGCTTAAGGATGATGCAGGGCTTACCGCTACACCTTTAGATATTGTGGAAAATCCCAAGAATATCAAGATAGTGGAAATTGATGCGGCACAGACGGTGAGGTCTCTGGAGGATGTAGACGCAGCAGCCATAAACACCAACTATGCAGTTGAGATGGGTTTCAACCCCGTAAAGGATTCTATATTTATTGAGGGGCCGAATTCACCATATGCCAATGTTATAGCTGTGAGGAAAGAGGATGCAGATAAGGAGGTTTTCAAAAAGCTTTTGGAGGCGTATCATGATCCCAGGATAAAGGAATTTGTTGATAAGAAGTACCAGGGCTCAGTAGTTATGGTGGAAGAATAG
- a CDS encoding response regulator transcription factor, protein MEKKTILIVDDELKIRILLRDFLEREGYTVIESPDGKHALETFHSCGANIDLIILDVMLPEYDGWTVCREIRSVSQVPIIMLTAKGEDFDEVHGFEIGADDYVRKPIKPTTLMARINALFRRIDREATKNNVLTFDGIEIDDVSHVVKVDNEEVSLSPKEYSLLLILAKNKGKIVSREQLLNQVWGYNYYDGLRTVDSHIYRLRMKLGKRANAITTIRGFGYRFEG, encoded by the coding sequence TTGGAAAAGAAGACCATATTAATAGTTGACGACGAATTAAAAATAAGGATACTTTTACGAGATTTCCTTGAAAGGGAGGGCTATACTGTGATTGAGTCCCCTGATGGGAAACATGCCCTCGAAACGTTTCATAGTTGTGGCGCAAACATAGACCTTATCATTCTGGATGTAATGCTCCCAGAATATGATGGCTGGACGGTCTGCAGAGAAATCAGAAGTGTGTCACAGGTACCGATAATAATGCTAACCGCAAAAGGTGAGGATTTTGATGAAGTCCATGGGTTTGAGATCGGGGCCGACGATTACGTAAGAAAGCCCATAAAACCAACAACTTTAATGGCAAGAATAAATGCTCTTTTCCGCAGGATAGACAGAGAGGCAACTAAAAATAATGTATTAACCTTTGATGGCATTGAAATAGACGATGTTTCCCATGTGGTGAAAGTGGATAATGAGGAAGTGTCTTTGAGCCCAAAGGAATACTCCCTTTTGCTGATTTTGGCTAAGAATAAAGGCAAAATAGTATCCCGTGAACAGTTGCTCAATCAGGTTTGGGGATATAACTATTACGACGGACTGAGAACAGTGGACAGCCATATCTACAGATTGAGAATGAAACTTGGTAAACGAGCAAATGCCATCACTACTATCAGAGGTTTTGGATATAGGTTTGAGGGTTGA